One genomic segment of Garra rufa chromosome 13, GarRuf1.0, whole genome shotgun sequence includes these proteins:
- the kcnk5b gene encoding potassium channel subfamily K member 5b has product MADKGPILTSVIIFYLSIGAAIFQILEEPHLKAALDDYKNHTEYLLQKYPCLEKEDLNQIIKVVAAAAGRGVTVTGEKQFNNWSWENAVIFAATVITTIGYGNVAPKTVGGRLFCILYGLCGIPLCLTWISELGTFFGGRAKRLSQVLLHKSLSVKKVQFICTIVFLLWGFLVHLIFPAFVFMGFEDWTYLEGLYFSFTTLTTVGFGDYVAGVNPDIDYPNLYRFFVQLWICLGLAWLSLFFSWNVHMVVEAHKVLKKRRLRRHKLPIDDVPEKREIKKAPKPPPLTGVIDIFDFMSEKVEDYSDVIRAIGAAERRKKEKQEEELARSKSCSDLLHGLVIPLDHSPRLKRRFSVSANMCTVASGESTDGLNNNNNQEEQTLLKEHHRNTKDLKNVRKGTEREEKPGRYTWESRNSDPAIFQSPVQSPTVTTSNRGSRFSVSKVSENLLEKRKSIG; this is encoded by the exons ATGGCAGATAAAGGACCGATTCTGACCTCAGTcataattttttacttgtctatcgGAGCCGCGATATTTCAGATCCTCGAGGAGCCGCATTTAAAAGCAGCTCTGGACGATTATAAAAACCACACTGAGTATTTATTACAGAAATATCCCTGCTTAGAAAAGGAGGATTTGAACCAAATTATTAAG GTTGTGGCCGCAGCGGCTGGAAGAGGTGTGACTGTAACAGGAGAAAAGCAATTCAACAACTGGAGTTGGGAAAACGCTGTTATTTTTGCTGCCACGGTCATCACCACCATAG GTTATGGCAATGTTGCACCGAAGACAGTCGGAGGCCGTTTATTCTGTATCCTGTATGGACTCTGTGGCATTCCTCTTTGCCTCACCTGGATAAGTGAGCTGGGTACATTCTTTGGCGGCAGGGCAAAGCGTCTAAGTCAGGTTCTCCTCCACAAAAGCCTCTCTGTG AAAAAAGTACAGTTCATCTGCACAATTGTATTCCTTTTATGGGGTTTCCTGGTTCACTTGATCTTCCCAGCCTTCGTATTCATGGGCTTTGAGGACTGGACTTACTTAGAAGGCCTGTACTTCTCTTTCACCACCTTGACCACTGTTGGTTTTGGTGATTATGTTGCAG GTGTGAATCCAGATATAGACTACCCAAATCTTTACAGATTCTTCGTGCAGTTATGGATCTGCCTGGGTCTTGCCTGGTTGTCACTGTTCTTCAGCTGGAATGTACATATGGTGGTTGAAGCCCACAAAGTCCTGAAAAAAAGGAGGCTGAGACGCCACAAGCTGCCCATCGACGATGTACCGGAAAAAAGAGAAATCAAAAAAGCCCCGAAGCCACCACCTCTCACTGGCGTCATAGACATTTTTGACTTCATGTCTGAGAAAGTTGAGGACTACAGCGATGTTATCCGAGCCATTGGAGCAGCCGAGAGAAGGAAGAAAGAGAAGCAAGAGGAGGAACTGGCACGGTCCAAGAGCTGTAGTGACTTATTGCATGGTCTGGTCATCCCACTCGATCATTCTCCTCGTCTGAAACGCCGCTTCAGCGTCAGCGCAAACATGTGCACAGTCGCGTCTGGAGAGTCGACGGATGgcctcaacaacaacaacaaccaagaGGAACAGACACTACTGAAAGAGCACCACAGAAACACCAAGGATCTTAAAAATGTTAGAAAGGGAACTGAGAGAGAAGAGAAGCCTGGACGTTATACATGGGAATCCAGAAATTCAGACCCAGCAATCTTTCAGAGCCCCGTTCAAAGCCCTACTGTTACCACCAGTAATAGAGGATCAAGATTCTCAGTTTCCAAAGTATCAGAGAATTTATTAGAGAAGAGAAAAAGCATTGGTTGA
- the syt14b gene encoding synaptotagmin-14b isoform X1 — protein sequence MAFFKSFQQSLPSVSSLLDTVSNTVSTAVDDLSTAVSDVTYTVSDQLTEQVNTIINKVQTEEDEKSRKDEAEGSSDEVQKDRRNSKLNRQETENADSGEGEGRRNRKSKKNSLWTVEIDEEEIQREKERQEEARKAEEEEWEWCYAPSKGWYRKRKDPNQPQSSSPTSNNQKENSDQASKETESVTQEENASSSGKHNSEGDKHNENANGMHIGNSEKQQDSQEMSGDTDTSVSKHEKNGEHNSDEEDDTGKRKDKGGKDGDCPEKGSDESEDETQDTKRQKDSSSHQQRSGWRNRDAENEECSSEASAEQVKRKKGSNSLNELQPPPYRDKDDLKGGSRARSDSAEGSGSEVSEGSEDPEDTESYLNKGYEEDAPSDSTAVLGPEDSLLPPLPETYEPEALGKYGTLDVAFEYDPSEQRLAVTVTAATDIPTLKSTGNISWQVHLVLLPTKKQRAKTGVQKGPCPIFTETFRFSCVEKEALGDYAVRFRLYSVRRMKKEKVLGEKVFYLTKLNLQGKLALPVTLEPGTSVPGCGSVVSVSRSAGALSYRSTGESSTPELLLGLLYNSTTGRLSAEVIKGSHFKNSATDKLPIGLFCCVKHFISGQLYIMRDTYVKLTMLDSKGKEMSKCKTSFCRGQPNPTYKETFVFQVALFQLSEVTLQVSVYSRQSSMKRRERVGWVALGLNSTTEEQEEHWTQMKESEGQQVCHWHTLLDS from the exons ATGGCGTTTTTTAAGAGCTTCCAACAGAGCCTCCCTTCTGTCAGTTCCCTCCTGGACACTGTCTCAAACACAGTCTCAACTGCCGTGGACGATTTGTCCACTGCAGTGAGCGATGTCACCTACACTGTCAGTGACCAACTAACGGAGCAGGTCAATACAATCATCAACAAAGTACAGACCGAAGAGGATGAAAAATCCAGGAAAGACGAGGCTGAAGGTTCTTCTGATGAAGTCCAAAAGGACAGGAGGAACAGTAAGCTGAACCGTCAAGAGACGGAAAATGCAGACAGTGGAGAAGGGGAAGGACGTAGGAACCGGAAATCGAAAAAGAACTCTTTGTGGACTGTTGAAATAGATGAAGAGGAAATCCAGagggagaaagaaagacaagaggAAGCAAGAAAAGCGGAGGAGGAGGAGTGGGAGTGGTGTTACGCCCCCTCTAAAGGTTGGTATCGTAAAAGGAAGGACCCAAACCAACCACAAAGCTCCTCTCCGACCTCAAACAACCAGAAAGAGAACAGTGACCAAGCATCAAAAGAGACAGAGTCTGTTACTCAGGAAGAGAACGCCTCCTCATCTGGGAAACACAATAGTGAAGGTGACAAGCACAATGAAAATGCTAATGGAATGCACATAGGTAATAGTGAAAAACAGCAGGACTCTCAGGAAATGTCTGGTGATACTGATACATCAGTATCAAAGCATGAAAAGAATGGAGAGCACAATAGTGATGAGGAAGATGATACAGGCAAAAGAAAAGACAAAGGTGGTAAAG ACGGCGATTGTCCAGAGAAAGGATCGGATGAGAGTGAGGACGAAACACAAGACACAAAAAGACAAAAGGACTCGTCCTCTCATCAGCAGAGAAGTGGGTGGAGAAACAGGGATGCTGAGAACGAGGAGTGCAGCAGTGAGGCCTCAGCTGAGCAGG TTAAAAGGAAAAAAGGTTCAAATTCCCTGAATGAACTTCAGCCTCCACCGTACCGGGACAAAGACGATCTCAAGGGTGGCTCAAGGGCTCGCAGTGACTCAGCAGAGGGCAGTGGAAGTGAGGTGAGCGAGGGCAGTGAAGACCCTGAGGACACAGAGAGTTACCTGAATAAGGGCTATGAGGAGGATGCACCCAGTGACAGCACAGCTGTTTTGGGCCCGGAG GATAGTTTACTCCCACCCCTTCCAGAAACATATGAACCAGAGGCACTGGGGAAATACGGCACACTGGATGTGGCATTCGAATACGACCCTAGCGAACAACGGCTTGCGGTGACAGTGACCGCTGCCACAGATATTCCAACCCTTAAGAGCACAGGGAACATTTCCTGGCAGGTCCACCTGGTTCTGCTGCCAACCAAGAAGCAGAGGGCCAAGACAGGAGTGCAGAAGGGACCCTGTCCCATCTTCACAGAGACATTTCGGTTCTCTTGTGTGGAGAAGGAAGCCTTGGGGGACTATGCAGTTCGGTTTCGTCTCTACAGTGTGCGGCGCATGAAGAAGGAGAAGGTCCTGGGGGAGAAGGTGTTCTACTTAACCAAACTCAATCTGCAGGGCAAGCTTGCTCTGCCTGTTACGCTAGAGCCTGGCACATCTGTTCCT GGTTGTGGATCGGTGGTGAGTGTCTCTCGTAGTGCTGGAGCTCTATCTTACCGCTCCACTGGTGAATCCTCCACTCCAGAGCTTTTGTTGGGTCTCCTCTACAACTCCACCACAGGAAGACTGTCCGCCGAGGTTATTAAGGGCAGCCATTTTAAAAACTCTGCCACCGATAAACTGCCGA TTGGCCTGTTTTGTTGTGTAAAACACTTCATTAGTGGGCAACTGTATATCATGAGAG ACACTTACGTGAAGCTTACAATGCTGGACTCCAAAGGGAAAGAGATgtccaaatgtaagacctccttcTGCCGTGGCCAGCCCAACCCAACCTACAAAGAGACATTTGTCTTCCAGGTCGCACTATTCCAGCTGTCCGAGGTCACCCTGCAGGTGTCTGTGTACAGTCGACAGAGCAGCATGAAAAGGAGAGAGCGGGTGGGTTGGGTCGCTCTGGGCCTTAACAGCACCACAGAGGAACAAGAGGAGCACTGGACCCAGATGAAAGAGTCAGAGGGACAGCAGGTCTGCCACTGGCACACGCTCCTCGATTCATAG
- the syt14b gene encoding synaptotagmin-14b isoform X2 → MAFFKSFQQSLPSVSSLLDTVSNTVSTAVDDLSTAVSDVTYTVSDQLTEQVNTIINKVQTEEDEKSRKDEAEGSSDEVQKDRRNSKLNRQETENADSGEGEGRRNRKSKKNSLWTVEIDEEEIQREKERQEEARKAEEEEWEWCYAPSKGWYRKRKDPNQPQSSSPTSNNQKENSDQASKETESVTQEENASSSGKHNSEGDKHNENANGMHIGNSEKQQDSQEMSGDTDTSVSKHEKNGEHNSDEEDDTGKRKDKGGKDGDCPEKGSDESEDETQDTKRQKDSSSHQQRSGWRNRDAENEECSSEASAEQVKRKKGSNSLNELQPPPYRDKDDLKGGSRARSDSAEGSGSEVSEGSEDPEDTESYLNKGYEEDAPSDSTAVLGPEDSLLPPLPETYEPEALGKYGTLDVAFEYDPSEQRLAVTVTAATDIPTLKSTGNISWQVHLVLLPTKKQRAKTGVQKGPCPIFTETFRFSCVEKEALGDYAVRFRLYSVRRMKKEKVLGEKVFYLTKLNLQGKLALPVTLEPGTSVPGCGSVVSVSRSAGALSYRSTGESSTPELLLGLLYNSTTGRLSAEVIKGSHFKNSATDKLPNTYVKLTMLDSKGKEMSKCKTSFCRGQPNPTYKETFVFQVALFQLSEVTLQVSVYSRQSSMKRRERVGWVALGLNSTTEEQEEHWTQMKESEGQQVCHWHTLLDS, encoded by the exons ATGGCGTTTTTTAAGAGCTTCCAACAGAGCCTCCCTTCTGTCAGTTCCCTCCTGGACACTGTCTCAAACACAGTCTCAACTGCCGTGGACGATTTGTCCACTGCAGTGAGCGATGTCACCTACACTGTCAGTGACCAACTAACGGAGCAGGTCAATACAATCATCAACAAAGTACAGACCGAAGAGGATGAAAAATCCAGGAAAGACGAGGCTGAAGGTTCTTCTGATGAAGTCCAAAAGGACAGGAGGAACAGTAAGCTGAACCGTCAAGAGACGGAAAATGCAGACAGTGGAGAAGGGGAAGGACGTAGGAACCGGAAATCGAAAAAGAACTCTTTGTGGACTGTTGAAATAGATGAAGAGGAAATCCAGagggagaaagaaagacaagaggAAGCAAGAAAAGCGGAGGAGGAGGAGTGGGAGTGGTGTTACGCCCCCTCTAAAGGTTGGTATCGTAAAAGGAAGGACCCAAACCAACCACAAAGCTCCTCTCCGACCTCAAACAACCAGAAAGAGAACAGTGACCAAGCATCAAAAGAGACAGAGTCTGTTACTCAGGAAGAGAACGCCTCCTCATCTGGGAAACACAATAGTGAAGGTGACAAGCACAATGAAAATGCTAATGGAATGCACATAGGTAATAGTGAAAAACAGCAGGACTCTCAGGAAATGTCTGGTGATACTGATACATCAGTATCAAAGCATGAAAAGAATGGAGAGCACAATAGTGATGAGGAAGATGATACAGGCAAAAGAAAAGACAAAGGTGGTAAAG ACGGCGATTGTCCAGAGAAAGGATCGGATGAGAGTGAGGACGAAACACAAGACACAAAAAGACAAAAGGACTCGTCCTCTCATCAGCAGAGAAGTGGGTGGAGAAACAGGGATGCTGAGAACGAGGAGTGCAGCAGTGAGGCCTCAGCTGAGCAGG TTAAAAGGAAAAAAGGTTCAAATTCCCTGAATGAACTTCAGCCTCCACCGTACCGGGACAAAGACGATCTCAAGGGTGGCTCAAGGGCTCGCAGTGACTCAGCAGAGGGCAGTGGAAGTGAGGTGAGCGAGGGCAGTGAAGACCCTGAGGACACAGAGAGTTACCTGAATAAGGGCTATGAGGAGGATGCACCCAGTGACAGCACAGCTGTTTTGGGCCCGGAG GATAGTTTACTCCCACCCCTTCCAGAAACATATGAACCAGAGGCACTGGGGAAATACGGCACACTGGATGTGGCATTCGAATACGACCCTAGCGAACAACGGCTTGCGGTGACAGTGACCGCTGCCACAGATATTCCAACCCTTAAGAGCACAGGGAACATTTCCTGGCAGGTCCACCTGGTTCTGCTGCCAACCAAGAAGCAGAGGGCCAAGACAGGAGTGCAGAAGGGACCCTGTCCCATCTTCACAGAGACATTTCGGTTCTCTTGTGTGGAGAAGGAAGCCTTGGGGGACTATGCAGTTCGGTTTCGTCTCTACAGTGTGCGGCGCATGAAGAAGGAGAAGGTCCTGGGGGAGAAGGTGTTCTACTTAACCAAACTCAATCTGCAGGGCAAGCTTGCTCTGCCTGTTACGCTAGAGCCTGGCACATCTGTTCCT GGTTGTGGATCGGTGGTGAGTGTCTCTCGTAGTGCTGGAGCTCTATCTTACCGCTCCACTGGTGAATCCTCCACTCCAGAGCTTTTGTTGGGTCTCCTCTACAACTCCACCACAGGAAGACTGTCCGCCGAGGTTATTAAGGGCAGCCATTTTAAAAACTCTGCCACCGATAAACTGCCGA ACACTTACGTGAAGCTTACAATGCTGGACTCCAAAGGGAAAGAGATgtccaaatgtaagacctccttcTGCCGTGGCCAGCCCAACCCAACCTACAAAGAGACATTTGTCTTCCAGGTCGCACTATTCCAGCTGTCCGAGGTCACCCTGCAGGTGTCTGTGTACAGTCGACAGAGCAGCATGAAAAGGAGAGAGCGGGTGGGTTGGGTCGCTCTGGGCCTTAACAGCACCACAGAGGAACAAGAGGAGCACTGGACCCAGATGAAAGAGTCAGAGGGACAGCAGGTCTGCCACTGGCACACGCTCCTCGATTCATAG